A window from Chlamydia gallinacea 08-1274/3 encodes these proteins:
- a CDS encoding polymorphic outer membrane protein middle domain-containing protein, whose translation MPLSFRSSLFSFLPCLSIISIGWASTQTSLPSDATFPFYNVTTTLCLTSNCKITNLFGAQFDTSFLGADSSFSLQGNKYQFFCSHCQTPTKDNAALISSTGNLTLDNLSKLTLTGNISTGSDGLISGATTSISHCKCLIFTNNRTSYTPVATTTSGTGATTTINCFCGSVLKTESTLSITDTRKEITFQSNSGNFGSAILNKTDATCNIHKNSCPISFLQNYATCGGGAIYDGTVTFEDNTNSIIFSGNTAANGLETVTPQPTAVIAAGSGGAICCPTKSITFNNNSDPIIFSYNLAEKDGGAIYTTTCNLNTTSNLFFIKNSATENGGAICAKSLNITTSGDTVFYNNRAKQGGAIYIGSTVGDTTSPDSSLTIKASKGKMTFAGNSINSRPGIRNAIQLDGDAKIASISASGDAKITFYDPIINNNPGTANPAQLQDIIINTTGCSGSVVFSAKTLSLSEQFQTDNSLSSLCGKVIIQDGQLVVTNNASLEILGLTADSGRLTLGSGASIGVLTPTGGGGTGNPAATDFTINNLGCDVASYLDPSWEGATVRSGTNTITLTGELAVFDEDPITTYDNPLLATPLSIPFVTFSQTSGNPTTTGFTPGIISVPEHDGYQGSWQSSWTAPLLSPTPNGGVPSGTANQTLYLIWNPTPTVRASYILSPERRGELVPNSLWASFFASQAFANSLLGDRLYEESEGLKSSIKALGTYSHQSPRAQRDGFSGRHAGYQANICINYPDQATLGISFGQLYGQIKSKLYKAKSSEQMIFFGLFGNLPIATLNNEIHIAWESAYVYTKNHMTTNYSYSPLQTPPVSQATWYNNTYYASISMNHPFFLWCDLTQILAEQLHLTGFVSIECFGGWQNEFKEKGSLIRKFSRGNGHNLSLPIGFVSQWYTPFKKAPSTLVFKFAYKPDIYRVNPHTTMTILANSESFPVHGIPLTRNGFLLQVHDDIQLSNHITGYIDYIYDSKQASTNHRIITGIQGVF comes from the coding sequence ATGCCTCTTTCTTTTAGGTCTTCTTTATTCAGTTTTCTTCCTTGCTTATCTATTATAAGTATAGGCTGGGCCTCTACACAGACTTCTCTTCCTAGTGACGCTACTTTCCCTTTTTATAATGTTACCACTACCTTGTGCCTCACATCTAACTGCAAGATCACTAACTTATTCGGTGCTCAGTTTGATACTTCATTCCTAGGAGCCGACTCTTCTTTTTCCTTACAAGGAAACAAATATCAGTTTTTCTGCTCTCACTGCCAAACGCCTACAAAAGACAATGCCGCATTAATCTCATCTACAGGTAATCTAACCCTAGACAACCTATCAAAACTCACTCTCACAGGAAATATCTCTACAGGAAGTGATGGGCTTATCTCAGGAGCGACTACATCCATTTCGCATTGCAAATGTCTTATCTTCACAAATAACCGTACATCCTACACTCCTGTGGCTACTACCACAAGCGGGACGGGAGCGACAACCACAATCAACTGTTTCTGTGGATCTGTTCTTAAAACAGAATCCACATTAAGTATTACTGATACGCGTAAAGAAATTACTTTTCAGAGTAACTCCGGGAATTTTGGGTCTGCGATCTTAAATAAAACTGACGCTACATGCAATATTCATAAAAACTCCTGTCCTATTTCCTTTTTACAAAACTACGCGACTTGTGGTGGAGGAGCTATTTATGATGGAACTGTCACCTTTGAAGATAATACGAATTCCATCATTTTTTCTGGAAATACAGCAGCTAATGGCTTAGAAACAGTGACTCCCCAACCTACTGCAGTGATTGCTGCAGGATCAGGAGGAGCTATTTGCTGCCCTACGAAATCTATAACATTTAATAATAACTCCGACCCCATAATCTTTAGCTACAACCTTGCTGAGAAAGATGGTGGAGCCATTTACACAACGACATGCAATTTGAACACAACCTCTAATCTGTTCTTCATTAAAAACTCAGCTACAGAAAACGGAGGAGCAATTTGCGCGAAATCTCTTAATATAACTACTTCAGGTGACACAGTTTTCTATAATAACCGTGCGAAACAAGGAGGGGCTATTTATATCGGCTCTACAGTCGGCGATACGACTTCTCCAGATTCTTCGCTAACGATAAAAGCAAGCAAAGGTAAAATGACCTTTGCCGGAAATTCGATAAACTCTCGTCCTGGAATACGTAATGCGATACAACTCGATGGTGATGCGAAAATCGCATCGATTAGCGCTTCAGGAGACGCAAAAATTACTTTTTATGATCCCATTATCAATAACAATCCTGGGACAGCAAATCCAGCACAACTACAAGATATTATTATTAATACCACTGGATGTTCGGGATCCGTAGTATTTTCTGCAAAAACGCTTTCTTTATCAGAACAATTTCAAACTGATAATTCTCTATCATCACTATGTGGTAAAGTTATTATTCAAGATGGTCAGCTTGTAGTGACCAACAATGCCTCTCTTGAGATCCTCGGACTAACTGCAGATTCTGGTAGGTTAACTCTAGGATCGGGAGCCTCTATTGGTGTGTTAACACCTACAGGTGGTGGTGGTACAGGTAATCCCGCAGCAACTGATTTTACTATAAATAATCTTGGCTGTGATGTTGCTTCGTATCTAGATCCTAGCTGGGAAGGCGCAACTGTCAGATCAGGGACCAACACAATTACGCTAACGGGTGAATTAGCAGTATTTGATGAAGATCCAATAACTACCTACGATAATCCACTATTAGCCACACCTTTGTCGATTCCTTTTGTTACATTTTCTCAGACTAGTGGTAACCCTACAACTACAGGCTTTACTCCAGGAATCATTTCTGTTCCTGAGCACGATGGCTATCAAGGTTCCTGGCAGTCCTCATGGACAGCCCCCTTATTATCTCCTACACCTAATGGCGGGGTGCCCTCAGGAACTGCAAATCAGACGTTGTACTTAATCTGGAACCCAACTCCCACAGTACGCGCCTCATATATTCTTTCTCCCGAACGTCGTGGTGAACTCGTTCCAAATTCTCTATGGGCTTCTTTCTTTGCTTCACAGGCGTTCGCTAATTCCCTCCTAGGAGACCGCCTATATGAAGAAAGTGAGGGCTTAAAATCTTCAATTAAAGCATTAGGAACCTATTCTCATCAATCCCCACGCGCACAACGCGATGGCTTTTCAGGAAGACATGCAGGATATCAAGCGAATATCTGCATTAATTATCCCGATCAAGCAACTCTAGGAATATCTTTCGGTCAGCTTTACGGTCAAATTAAGAGCAAGTTATATAAAGCGAAAAGTAGCGAGCAAATGATTTTTTTCGGTTTATTTGGCAACCTACCCATCGCTACTCTAAATAATGAGATTCATATTGCCTGGGAATCCGCGTATGTCTACACAAAAAACCACATGACAACAAACTATTCTTACTCCCCACTCCAAACACCACCAGTTTCCCAGGCGACTTGGTATAATAATACGTACTATGCTTCTATCTCTATGAATCATCCCTTCTTCCTATGGTGCGATCTTACACAAATCCTTGCTGAACAACTTCATCTAACAGGGTTTGTTTCTATTGAATGCTTTGGGGGATGGCAAAACGAATTTAAAGAGAAAGGAAGCTTGATTAGAAAATTTTCCCGAGGTAATGGGCATAATCTTTCATTGCCTATAGGATTCGTTTCACAATGGTATACACCATTCAAGAAAGCCCCATCAACCTTAGTGTTTAAATTCGCTTATAAGCCGGATATCTATCGAGTAAATCCCCATACGACAATGACTATCCTCGCAAATAGCGAAAGCTTTCCAGTACACGGAATTCCCCTGACTCGCAATGGATTTTTATTACAGGTACATGACGATATTCAACTTTCTAATCACATCACGGGATATATAGATTACATATACGACTCTAAACAAGCTTCTACTAATCACCGTATAATCACTGGGATTCAGGGAGTATTCTAA
- a CDS encoding polymorphic outer membrane protein middle domain-containing protein produces MKTSFSKFIIFSLLTLTCSSRVDSLEILVPSGTYNGDLKEQFPHTITANSEGTTAILSGDLYILNIDNCQAATPLSCFFNSAGFITIIGRGNSISFTNLCSTTNGAALNSTPTNSSGSNPYTIVGLSSCTFTNCRVLVNSSTPPNTISAPKGGAIYASVPLNLQNLLNATFRNNYAAGNGGAIWAKNCAIQKIQQAVFSSNVANNGGAIGSSESISILQCPSIIFSTNSADLYGGAIHAVDPTAATPPPPTTQKNTTINISGNNIVKFEANNAKSGGAIYGEGNITLSNNSTLILQNNSAFPEVSPTTGTTVGQGGALFAKQATAAATPPDYTGITINNQQTIFFANNFASTAGGAIYTDKLNISSSGPTIFRDNVAQDGGAIYIADTGTVSLSADYGPMVFYHNLKKGTGQTASQRNAISLGKGATISSLSASGNHSLIFYDPITMAMPDTQANSQELVINSNSSQYTGSVVFSGLDTDSSTNANDLTSTIYQKVKLSGGKLILANQATLAVLSFTQEAGSILRMDGGTTLQVTQYSHNTNQNNADGQITITDLHLNLDSLNTTNQAKIETKNTNGSITLSGSVSFEDVSGHAYENHSLFNQDTVTFTPLSLVTTTQGTITTNVEFPEAKYGYLGSWEFSWENGTNNTKTLKAIWTRTGFLPSPERQSTLVPNSLWGALIDLRSLNEMATASCDDFNYGRGLYLTGISNLFYRDRGDNSHGFRRISGGYLVGANSQTIAGSVFGIAFAQVFGKSKDYVVSTSKAQSLMGTTYLSIKHPINNTVFSTFSIRACYSRTTEEMTTRYTFAQKQETSWNNNCWLGEIGGSLPIILQVKNLHFSQLVPFVHAQIGYAEHASFKEKNAEARSFNSGHLINVSVPAGFKIDRKSHRHPDFYSLSVAYVPDVYRKNPECATLLLSNGVSWITSAMNVDKHALLLQGSTHTAVNNNIEIFTHGSCELRKSSYNYSIDMGSKWRF; encoded by the coding sequence ATGAAAACGTCTTTTAGTAAATTTATTATTTTCTCTCTGCTAACTCTTACGTGCTCATCTCGGGTTGATTCCTTGGAAATTCTTGTCCCCAGTGGTACGTATAATGGAGATCTCAAAGAGCAATTTCCTCACACGATTACAGCAAATTCTGAGGGAACAACAGCTATCCTTTCCGGTGACCTTTATATTTTAAATATTGACAATTGCCAAGCGGCCACTCCTTTGAGTTGTTTTTTTAATTCTGCGGGGTTTATTACTATCATAGGTCGAGGCAATAGTATTTCCTTTACTAATCTCTGCTCAACCACAAATGGTGCAGCTTTAAATTCAACCCCTACAAACTCTTCTGGCTCTAATCCTTATACAATTGTAGGCTTATCTTCTTGTACCTTTACTAACTGTCGTGTTCTTGTTAATAGCAGTACGCCTCCAAATACAATCTCTGCTCCTAAAGGAGGTGCAATTTACGCATCTGTACCTCTTAACTTGCAAAACCTTCTAAACGCTACCTTCCGAAATAATTATGCAGCAGGCAACGGAGGAGCTATCTGGGCAAAAAACTGTGCGATACAGAAAATACAACAGGCTGTATTTTCGAGTAATGTAGCGAATAACGGAGGAGCTATTGGCTCTTCAGAAAGCATTTCTATTTTACAATGTCCTTCTATTATTTTCTCTACTAACTCTGCTGATCTATATGGTGGTGCGATTCATGCCGTCGACCCCACAGCAGCCACCCCGCCTCCACCAACAACACAAAAAAATACAACCATAAATATTTCTGGGAACAACATAGTCAAATTCGAAGCAAACAACGCAAAATCAGGAGGAGCTATTTATGGAGAAGGTAATATTACGCTCTCTAATAATAGTACTTTAATCCTGCAAAATAACTCTGCATTCCCAGAAGTTTCTCCTACAACAGGAACTACGGTAGGTCAAGGAGGTGCGTTATTTGCTAAACAAGCCACAGCAGCAGCAACTCCCCCAGACTACACAGGGATCACGATAAACAATCAACAAACGATTTTCTTTGCAAATAATTTTGCCTCAACAGCAGGCGGAGCTATTTACACAGATAAGTTAAATATTTCTTCTTCAGGGCCCACAATATTTAGAGACAACGTCGCTCAAGACGGAGGAGCTATTTACATAGCTGATACAGGAACTGTATCCCTATCGGCCGATTATGGTCCTATGGTTTTCTACCATAACCTAAAAAAAGGCACCGGACAGACTGCTTCACAAAGAAACGCTATTTCTTTAGGAAAAGGAGCTACAATTTCCTCATTATCAGCTTCAGGGAACCATAGCTTAATTTTCTATGATCCCATTACTATGGCTATGCCTGATACACAAGCTAATAGCCAGGAGTTAGTGATTAACTCTAATTCCTCTCAATATACAGGCTCGGTTGTCTTTTCAGGTTTAGATACAGATAGCTCTACGAATGCAAATGATTTAACCTCAACAATCTATCAAAAAGTGAAATTGTCCGGGGGGAAATTAATCTTAGCCAATCAAGCCACTCTTGCTGTACTCTCCTTTACTCAAGAAGCAGGTTCTATACTACGCATGGATGGAGGGACAACACTACAAGTTACCCAATACTCACATAATACAAATCAAAACAATGCAGATGGCCAAATAACCATTACAGACCTCCATCTGAACCTAGATTCTTTGAATACAACTAACCAAGCGAAAATTGAAACTAAGAACACCAATGGTTCTATTACGCTGAGTGGATCAGTTTCTTTTGAGGATGTATCCGGACATGCTTATGAAAATCATTCCCTATTTAACCAGGATACGGTTACTTTTACTCCTTTATCCTTAGTTACAACCACCCAGGGCACGATCACAACAAATGTAGAGTTTCCAGAAGCAAAGTATGGCTATTTAGGTTCTTGGGAATTTTCTTGGGAAAATGGCACTAATAATACTAAAACCCTTAAAGCGATATGGACACGAACAGGCTTTCTTCCAAGTCCTGAGCGCCAATCTACTTTAGTTCCTAATAGTTTGTGGGGAGCTTTAATTGATTTACGTTCTTTAAATGAAATGGCTACTGCAAGCTGCGACGACTTTAACTATGGTCGCGGCCTTTATTTAACAGGAATATCCAACCTTTTCTATCGGGATCGTGGTGATAACTCTCATGGATTCCGTCGAATTAGCGGAGGCTATCTGGTTGGGGCTAACTCACAAACAATCGCAGGGTCAGTATTTGGTATTGCCTTTGCCCAAGTATTTGGGAAATCCAAAGACTATGTAGTTTCCACATCAAAAGCTCAGTCTCTTATGGGAACTACCTACCTTTCTATCAAGCATCCTATTAACAACACAGTCTTTTCCACCTTCTCTATACGAGCATGCTATAGCCGTACTACTGAAGAAATGACCACACGCTATACTTTTGCTCAGAAACAAGAAACCTCCTGGAATAACAACTGCTGGTTAGGAGAAATTGGAGGCAGTCTACCCATAATCTTACAAGTAAAAAATCTTCATTTCAGCCAGCTAGTTCCCTTTGTTCATGCACAAATAGGTTATGCTGAACACGCATCCTTCAAAGAAAAAAATGCAGAAGCTCGGTCTTTTAATTCAGGCCATCTAATTAATGTATCTGTTCCTGCTGGTTTTAAAATTGATAGAAAATCTCATAGACATCCAGACTTTTATAGTTTATCAGTTGCTTATGTTCCTGATGTCTATCGCAAGAATCCCGAGTGCGCCACATTACTCCTTTCTAATGGTGTTTCATGGATTACATCAGCAATGAATGTAGATAAACATGCTCTACTCTTGCAAGGATCTACACATACAGCTGTAAATAATAATATAGAAATTTTTACCCATGGAAGTTGTGAGCTACGCAAGTCTTCTTACAACTATAGTATAGACATGGGAAGCAAATGGCGATTCTAA
- a CDS encoding polymorphic outer membrane protein middle domain-containing protein, which translates to MKSSVHFLLISSTFVSPLSLASAETQENPPQEQNGKISLETKDNYDGTTASTPFTQRKSSLSTGTTYTLNTDISFANVTSTQERTNGEGATEENKDEAKKETQEETEESQTTPEASESQPKNGEDQVSPSTDGTSLPTTDVTSFLAPANTTKLEKNRLISSTSDAENTVQQESKTPTEDPSPTTATTESETPSKETSASSGKTTTSCFTNTDGSLSFAGNNHSLTFSNISITGKGSAINNSADSSLTFSGFSNLSFNKATADAASAESAIYVGPKETTSSGDQDGSSSGGESGSTSNGGQGSGGGGAGAPAALSVTESSSSPSISFSNNINVSFSGNNSKTNGGAIQVLGNCDITNNTGTVTFSNNTAANQGGSIYSTGNVNITGNATVVFSGNTTKQSASSSLTSPTSSPLSASPILSATVSTQADASDSSVTASTQGHGGAICCITAPTTESPEVSVPSENKVTSPSSQYIRYYSNSNLQPESIASQDSTPTTTQPTITISGNTSVTFSNNSAYGYGGALYSKSVSLISGGDITFSENSASQGGAIYVADGGTIVISAKDGNISFWGNTQTTAIDSSITGSTSQTSPTTKTTTPLHNALYLGSGAQILQLRAGTDHSLTFYDPVITQKASSTPATPLKFNAANESDDSTVYDGRIVFSGEKLTKEEATNSANTTSIFHCPVVLEAGTLVLKSGATLLVDSFTQNPNSLIIMDGGTTIQAGFSSSTQPSTQQNGAASSSTDSQASSDQQTGASQAASASPEKTVEKSLPEVATPLPSDTAPGDTESKDSLTTSDPKAPVEVQARALRSSLSNRTPSKYTEAVHTIHTLLAEKLHRYLPKSSTGTPPYTQQTALDGSITISNLAVNLDSLGSGQVINITGSSTGTVHVTGDLQFVNSSGQFYDNPLLSQNFSANILSITTGQGGKVDTTGLNIIPQGSTDSNFGYQGQWEVVQVQDANGAISFELKWRSQGYKPSPERRATLVPNSLWCSAIDIQAIQKLVAVNAESANFPGFWVAGIANFFHRDSTPVQQGFRHISSGYMLGTSLESIDDYLMDVAFCQLFGRDKDYNLARTKSHIYALTLHSKQERMVHHYALSKRKGAILSQLPEQSLMIVDAHLSYSLARNAMETQHTPSPASIGKWNNHCISAALGGSLPRRYFSPYAQLHIVLVEQQNFKERRGGDNNRTFQSACLMNVAIPLGLKFERNTAFNDLTLSLSYSQDIYRLYPKSKVFLPSGSISWATGATNLARQALLVDGSAYHSLGNNFKIFYHGAFELRGSSRNYTTDLGGKYIF; encoded by the coding sequence ATGAAGTCCTCCGTTCATTTTCTATTAATTTCTTCTACTTTTGTTTCTCCTCTATCTCTTGCCTCTGCAGAAACTCAAGAAAACCCTCCTCAAGAACAAAATGGAAAGATCTCTTTAGAAACTAAAGACAATTATGATGGAACAACAGCTTCAACACCCTTTACCCAAAGGAAATCCTCCTTATCTACAGGAACTACATATACCCTAAATACGGATATTTCCTTTGCTAATGTTACCAGCACACAAGAGAGAACCAATGGAGAAGGGGCAACTGAAGAAAATAAAGATGAAGCCAAGAAAGAAACTCAAGAAGAAACAGAAGAATCTCAAACAACTCCGGAAGCATCCGAATCCCAACCAAAAAATGGAGAAGATCAAGTCTCTCCTTCTACAGATGGAACATCTTTACCTACAACAGATGTTACTTCTTTCCTTGCTCCGGCAAACACAACAAAACTAGAAAAAAACCGGTTAATATCTTCTACTTCTGACGCAGAAAATACAGTACAACAAGAATCCAAAACTCCAACTGAAGATCCCTCTCCTACAACTGCAACTACAGAATCAGAAACTCCTTCTAAGGAGACGTCAGCCTCTTCCGGAAAAACAACTACCAGCTGTTTTACTAATACCGATGGTTCATTAAGTTTTGCTGGAAATAACCACTCTCTAACTTTTTCTAATATTTCGATTACAGGAAAAGGATCTGCGATTAACAATAGTGCTGATTCTTCTTTAACTTTCTCTGGGTTCTCTAATTTATCCTTTAACAAGGCTACTGCTGATGCAGCCTCTGCAGAAAGTGCTATTTACGTTGGACCTAAAGAAACTACCAGCTCCGGAGATCAGGATGGTTCTTCCTCTGGAGGAGAGAGTGGCTCTACTAGTAATGGAGGACAAGGTTCTGGTGGTGGTGGTGCCGGCGCTCCGGCCGCACTCAGCGTTACAGAATCTTCATCATCCCCAAGTATTTCTTTCTCTAATAATATAAATGTCTCCTTCTCTGGAAATAATTCCAAAACCAATGGGGGCGCTATCCAAGTTTTAGGAAACTGTGACATTACAAACAATACAGGAACTGTCACGTTCTCCAATAATACTGCAGCAAACCAAGGTGGTTCCATCTACTCTACTGGAAATGTAAATATTACTGGCAACGCAACAGTAGTATTTTCTGGAAATACAACAAAACAAAGCGCCTCGTCATCCCTTACTTCACCAACGTCATCACCCCTTTCTGCAAGTCCTATCCTATCGGCTACTGTCTCGACACAAGCAGATGCATCAGATTCAAGCGTAACAGCTTCCACTCAAGGACATGGAGGGGCGATTTGTTGTATCACCGCACCCACGACAGAGTCTCCTGAAGTTTCTGTCCCTAGTGAAAATAAAGTCACTTCTCCATCTTCTCAATATATTCGATATTATTCTAATTCTAACCTCCAACCAGAAAGCATAGCATCTCAGGATTCCACGCCCACAACTACTCAACCTACGATCACCATCTCAGGAAATACTTCAGTAACCTTTTCTAATAACTCTGCTTATGGTTACGGGGGAGCTCTCTATAGTAAATCCGTATCTCTAATTAGTGGTGGAGACATCACCTTCTCAGAAAACTCAGCTTCCCAAGGAGGAGCAATTTACGTCGCTGATGGGGGAACGATTGTCATTTCTGCCAAAGATGGAAATATTTCTTTCTGGGGGAATACACAAACCACTGCCATCGACTCTTCCATTACAGGAAGCACTAGCCAAACTTCTCCTACTACGAAAACAACAACACCCCTGCACAATGCTCTCTACCTAGGCAGTGGAGCACAAATCTTACAACTACGAGCTGGAACAGATCATAGCCTCACCTTTTATGATCCCGTCATTACACAAAAAGCCTCATCTACCCCAGCGACTCCGTTAAAATTTAATGCTGCTAATGAATCCGATGACTCGACCGTATATGACGGGCGGATTGTCTTCTCAGGAGAGAAATTAACAAAAGAAGAAGCTACAAATTCTGCAAATACAACAAGCATCTTCCATTGTCCTGTAGTCTTAGAAGCAGGAACTCTTGTCTTGAAGAGCGGAGCTACGTTACTGGTAGATTCATTTACGCAAAATCCCAATTCCTTAATTATTATGGATGGAGGGACTACGATACAGGCTGGATTCTCATCATCCACACAACCCTCGACTCAGCAAAACGGAGCTGCCTCCAGCTCTACAGATAGTCAAGCTTCCAGCGACCAACAAACAGGTGCATCCCAAGCAGCCTCTGCATCTCCTGAAAAAACTGTGGAAAAATCATTGCCAGAAGTAGCAACACCTCTTCCATCTGATACAGCGCCGGGAGATACAGAAAGCAAAGATTCCCTGACTACGTCAGATCCTAAAGCACCAGTAGAAGTACAAGCAAGAGCACTACGATCCTCTCTTTCCAATAGAACACCATCTAAATATACAGAGGCCGTGCATACAATCCACACGCTACTTGCCGAAAAACTCCATCGCTATCTCCCTAAATCTTCAACCGGAACTCCTCCATATACACAACAAACAGCTCTGGATGGTTCTATCACGATCAGTAACCTGGCTGTAAACTTAGACTCTTTAGGATCAGGACAAGTTATTAACATTACAGGAAGCAGTACAGGAACAGTGCATGTCACCGGAGATTTACAATTTGTAAATTCTAGCGGTCAATTTTATGACAATCCACTTCTTAGCCAGAACTTTTCTGCGAATATTTTAAGTATTACTACAGGGCAAGGAGGGAAAGTCGACACGACAGGACTGAATATTATTCCTCAAGGATCTACGGACTCGAATTTCGGTTACCAAGGACAGTGGGAAGTCGTTCAAGTTCAAGACGCCAACGGCGCAATTTCTTTCGAATTAAAATGGAGATCTCAAGGTTATAAGCCTAGTCCTGAAAGACGTGCCACTTTAGTTCCAAATAGCCTATGGTGTTCGGCAATTGATATACAAGCAATACAAAAATTGGTCGCAGTCAATGCCGAAAGTGCAAATTTCCCAGGATTCTGGGTAGCGGGAATTGCGAATTTCTTTCATAGGGATTCCACTCCTGTTCAACAAGGATTCCGCCATATTAGCTCAGGATATATGCTAGGAACCAGTCTAGAAAGTATAGACGATTATCTCATGGACGTTGCCTTTTGCCAACTATTTGGTCGAGATAAGGACTACAATCTAGCGCGTACAAAATCTCACATTTACGCTCTTACTCTGCATTCTAAACAAGAACGCATGGTACACCACTATGCCTTATCCAAAAGAAAAGGAGCGATACTATCTCAACTGCCTGAACAATCTCTTATGATTGTGGATGCCCATCTTAGCTATAGCCTAGCGCGCAATGCTATGGAAACCCAACACACTCCTTCTCCTGCTTCTATAGGAAAATGGAATAACCATTGTATCTCAGCAGCTTTGGGGGGCTCCTTACCTAGACGTTACTTTTCTCCTTATGCTCAACTTCATATTGTCCTTGTAGAACAACAAAACTTTAAAGAACGTCGAGGAGGAGATAACAATAGAACATTTCAAAGTGCCTGTTTAATGAATGTTGCTATTCCTTTGGGATTGAAATTTGAAAGAAATACAGCCTTTAATGATCTTACCCTTTCTCTCAGTTACTCCCAGGATATCTATCGCTTATATCCAAAGTCTAAGGTTTTCCTCCCTTCAGGAAGTATTTCCTGGGCTACAGGAGCTACTAACCTTGCACGACAAGCTCTATTAGTCGATGGTTCAGCATATCATAGTTTAGGCAACAACTTTAAAATTTTCTACCATGGCGCTTTTGAATTACGAGGATCTTCTAGAAATTACACCACTGATTTAGGGGGAAAATACATCTTCTAA